In Lathamus discolor isolate bLatDis1 chromosome 1, bLatDis1.hap1, whole genome shotgun sequence, the following are encoded in one genomic region:
- the CFAP96 gene encoding cilia-and flagella-associated protein 96 isoform X3 — protein sequence MASPGGGLRCGLFISFCLGEINKAISSFLVVHCHSDPAMPAEGKSDLERIGLFSEMSYITIGDKYVSHYMRPFNEAASKNKQMLSGGSKTMSALQAGYFDPEFVRVFSGEAYADPVQLRRRYRLAESKKNLGKAFLPSNGDKWPCGLGSYYGTIGGSYPCFSPQVREKVRYVPPGKNFYTNPGKKGTGYGYANLTIGKQYEHLPEEYDLARITAKKAQEQHKQLFKGRPFRLNLYPQEYFDNNPYFTDKPLPPEKKSTSEKRVALPFIPSSPAKKIIKCK from the exons ATGGCCAGCCCTGGCGGCGGGCTGCG GTGTGGACTGTTTATAAGCTTTTGCCTAGGAGAGATAAACAAGGCTATTTCAAGCTTTTTAGTAGTGCACTGTCACTCAGATCCAGCCATGCCTGCGGAAGGGAAAAGTGACCTGGAGAGGATTGGCCTCTTCAGTGAAATGAGCTATATTACCATTGGAGATAAATATGTATCACATTATATGC GCCCTTTTAATGAAGCTGCAAGCAAGAACAAACAGATGTTATCTGGGGGGtccaaaacaatgtcagctctGCAGGCAGGTTATTTTGATCCTGAGTTTGTGAGAGTTTTCAGTGGTGAAGCCTACGCAGACCCTGTCCAGCTAAGAAGACGCTATAGATTGGCAGAATCAAAGAAAAATTTGGGCAAAGCTTTTCTTCCCAGTAATGGAGACAAATGGCC atGTGGGCTTGGCAGCTATTATGGAACCATAGGAGGTTCGTATCCGTGCTTCAGTCCACAAGTAAGAGAAAAAGTAAGATACGTTCCTCCTGGAAAGAATTTTTACACTAATCcaggaaagaaaggaactgGATACGG ttaCGCAAACCTGACCATAGGTAAACAATATGAGCATTTACCTGAGGAGTATGATTTAGCAAGAATAACTGCAAAg aaagcGCAAGAGCAACATAAACAGTTGTTTAAAGGACGGCCTTTCAGGTTAAATCTATATCCCCAGGAGTATTTTGACAATAATCCCTATTTTACTGACAAACCTTTGCCACCTGAGAAGAAGTCAACTTCAGAGAAGCGAGTTGCGCTACCTTTCATACCGAGTTCTCCTGCTAAAAAG ATCATTAAATGCAAATAA
- the CFAP96 gene encoding cilia-and flagella-associated protein 96 isoform X1, which yields MASPGGGLRCGLFISFCLGEINKAISSFLVVHCHSDPAMPAEGKSDLERIGLFSEMSYITIGDKYVSHYMRPFNEAASKNKQMLSGGSKTMSALQAGYFDPEFVRVFSGEAYADPVQLRRRYRLAESKKNLGKAFLPSNGDKWPCGLGSYYGTIGGSYPCFSPQVREKVRYVPPGKNFYTNPGKKGTGYGYANLTIGKQYEHLPEEYDLARITAKKAQEQHKQLFKGRPFRLNLYPQEYFDNNPYFTDKPLPPEKKSTSEKRVALPFIPSSPAKKAGGMKGGTFDPYPSHSAEPYVVKDTKGATSARERQIFHPPPGPKSRPVTSIMTLNVQRSLNANNYKTAQLTFF from the exons ATGGCCAGCCCTGGCGGCGGGCTGCG GTGTGGACTGTTTATAAGCTTTTGCCTAGGAGAGATAAACAAGGCTATTTCAAGCTTTTTAGTAGTGCACTGTCACTCAGATCCAGCCATGCCTGCGGAAGGGAAAAGTGACCTGGAGAGGATTGGCCTCTTCAGTGAAATGAGCTATATTACCATTGGAGATAAATATGTATCACATTATATGC GCCCTTTTAATGAAGCTGCAAGCAAGAACAAACAGATGTTATCTGGGGGGtccaaaacaatgtcagctctGCAGGCAGGTTATTTTGATCCTGAGTTTGTGAGAGTTTTCAGTGGTGAAGCCTACGCAGACCCTGTCCAGCTAAGAAGACGCTATAGATTGGCAGAATCAAAGAAAAATTTGGGCAAAGCTTTTCTTCCCAGTAATGGAGACAAATGGCC atGTGGGCTTGGCAGCTATTATGGAACCATAGGAGGTTCGTATCCGTGCTTCAGTCCACAAGTAAGAGAAAAAGTAAGATACGTTCCTCCTGGAAAGAATTTTTACACTAATCcaggaaagaaaggaactgGATACGG ttaCGCAAACCTGACCATAGGTAAACAATATGAGCATTTACCTGAGGAGTATGATTTAGCAAGAATAACTGCAAAg aaagcGCAAGAGCAACATAAACAGTTGTTTAAAGGACGGCCTTTCAGGTTAAATCTATATCCCCAGGAGTATTTTGACAATAATCCCTATTTTACTGACAAACCTTTGCCACCTGAGAAGAAGTCAACTTCAGAGAAGCGAGTTGCGCTACCTTTCATACCGAGTTCTCCTGCTAAAAAG gcagGAGGCATGAAAGGAGGCACATTTGACCCTTACCCAAGCCATTCTGCTGAGCCTTATGTAGTTAAAGACACTAAGGGTGCCACATCTGCTAGAGAACGACAGATTTTTCATCCTCCTCCTGGACCAAAAAGCAGACCTGTTACAAGCATAATGACTTTAAATGTCCAAAG ATCATTAAATGCAAATAACTACAAGACTGCACAGCTGACCTTTTTTTAG
- the CFAP96 gene encoding cilia-and flagella-associated protein 96 isoform X2: MPAEGKSDLERIGLFSEMSYITIGDKYVSHYMRPFNEAASKNKQMLSGGSKTMSALQAGYFDPEFVRVFSGEAYADPVQLRRRYRLAESKKNLGKAFLPSNGDKWPCGLGSYYGTIGGSYPCFSPQVREKVRYVPPGKNFYTNPGKKGTGYGYANLTIGKQYEHLPEEYDLARITAKKAQEQHKQLFKGRPFRLNLYPQEYFDNNPYFTDKPLPPEKKSTSEKRVALPFIPSSPAKKAGGMKGGTFDPYPSHSAEPYVVKDTKGATSARERQIFHPPPGPKSRPVTSIMTLNVQRSLNANNYKTAQLTFF, from the exons ATGCCTGCGGAAGGGAAAAGTGACCTGGAGAGGATTGGCCTCTTCAGTGAAATGAGCTATATTACCATTGGAGATAAATATGTATCACATTATATGC GCCCTTTTAATGAAGCTGCAAGCAAGAACAAACAGATGTTATCTGGGGGGtccaaaacaatgtcagctctGCAGGCAGGTTATTTTGATCCTGAGTTTGTGAGAGTTTTCAGTGGTGAAGCCTACGCAGACCCTGTCCAGCTAAGAAGACGCTATAGATTGGCAGAATCAAAGAAAAATTTGGGCAAAGCTTTTCTTCCCAGTAATGGAGACAAATGGCC atGTGGGCTTGGCAGCTATTATGGAACCATAGGAGGTTCGTATCCGTGCTTCAGTCCACAAGTAAGAGAAAAAGTAAGATACGTTCCTCCTGGAAAGAATTTTTACACTAATCcaggaaagaaaggaactgGATACGG ttaCGCAAACCTGACCATAGGTAAACAATATGAGCATTTACCTGAGGAGTATGATTTAGCAAGAATAACTGCAAAg aaagcGCAAGAGCAACATAAACAGTTGTTTAAAGGACGGCCTTTCAGGTTAAATCTATATCCCCAGGAGTATTTTGACAATAATCCCTATTTTACTGACAAACCTTTGCCACCTGAGAAGAAGTCAACTTCAGAGAAGCGAGTTGCGCTACCTTTCATACCGAGTTCTCCTGCTAAAAAG gcagGAGGCATGAAAGGAGGCACATTTGACCCTTACCCAAGCCATTCTGCTGAGCCTTATGTAGTTAAAGACACTAAGGGTGCCACATCTGCTAGAGAACGACAGATTTTTCATCCTCCTCCTGGACCAAAAAGCAGACCTGTTACAAGCATAATGACTTTAAATGTCCAAAG ATCATTAAATGCAAATAACTACAAGACTGCACAGCTGACCTTTTTTTAG